The Prosthecobacter debontii genomic sequence ATTTTCGTCCATGGAACAGGACACTAGGAAGCCACTTCTAAAATGGCAAGAGGGATATCTTTTTTCTCTCTATTATCACGCTAGTTAAATCATCCTAAAGCCTGATTGAAAGAACTCATCGGTCCTGGACGCGTGCTAGTAGTGTTCGTCTTGCGCAAGCAAGTTCCCCACCGGAAGATGGCTTAACATGAAGGGACTCATCTCCGTCGTCACCACCATCCTTCAGGATCGCACCAGCCGAAGTAATCTCCAAGCGTTGGTCCGCCTCCTTGTGGTTTTAGTCGGGCTGACGGTGGTTTTTTCCATTCTCTTCCATCTGATCATGGAGTGGGAGGGCCAGAAACATTCCTGGATCACGGGGTTTTATTGGACGCTTACAGTGATGACGACCTTGGGCTTTGGCGACATCACCTTTGAGGGAGATCTGGGCCGGTTTTTCTCCATTGTCGTGCTGGTCACGGGAGTGATTTTCATGCTGGTGCTGCTGCCTTTCACCTTCATCGAGTTCTTTTATGCCCCGTGGATGCGTGCCCAGGCAGCAGCCAAGGCACCGAGAGAGCTGCCCTCGATCATGAGTAATCATGTGATCCTGACCTGCTACGATGCTGTGGCCACGGCACTGATTCCCATGCTACTCAAATACGGCCACCCTTACGTGGTTCTGTGCCCCACTCTGGTCGAGGCCCTTGAACTCGATGAACGAGGTGTCAAAGCCGCAGTGGGAGATCTCGATGATCCCGAAACCTATCGCAAGATGCGCATCGAACAGGCAGCGATGCTCGTCACCACTCGGGGCGATATGATCAACGCCAACGTCACTTTCACAGCTCGCGAACTGGCCCCCAACCTCCCCATCGTGGCCTCCGCAGGCTCTCACGGGTGCAGGGATGTCTTGGAACTCGCTGGAGCGACCTTGGTTCTGCGTCTGGAAGACGTGATGGGCAATACGTTGGCTCGACGCATCAGCATTCGGGATTCCGACGCACACGTCATTGGCAACCTTGAAGGGCTGCTGATTGCTGAGGCATCAGCTGCTGGCACTCCGTTAGTTGGCACCACCTTAGCGCAAAGCCAAATCCGCACTCAATCAGGCGTGAGTGTCATCGGCACTTGGAATCGTGGGAAGCTTGAGATTGCCCAGCCCGATAAGGTCATCACCGATGACACCTTGTTTGTGCTCGCGGGCACCCAGAAGCAGTTGGATCAATTCAATCGATCCTTCACCACCACAAGCAAAAGCAAGCCACGTGTCCTGATCATTGGCGGCGGCAGAGTTGGCCGTGCCACTTACCACGCGCTGCGCGACATGGATGTTTGCTCGGTCAGTCTGATCGAAAAACGGCCCGATCGTGTTCTCAATATCCCAGATGCGGTGATCGGCGACGCCATGCAGATGGATGTGCTGAAGCAAGCCGGGGCCAGAGAAGCGACTACACTCATCATCACCACGCATGATGACGACACCAATGTGGCGCTCACCATTTTCTTTCGCCGACTGCGGAGTAACTGGCAGATTCTGACCCGAAGCACCATGGATCGAAACGTCGCTACCCTGCTGCGAGCGGGGGCGGACTTGGTCCTCTCCTACGCGGCCATGGGAGCCAATACCATCCTCAACATCCTGCGGGGTTCCGATCATCTGCTGCTCGCCGAAGGCGTGAATGTCTTTCCCGCCGAAATTCCGGCTTCCATGGCTGGCCGAAAACTGAAGGATCTCCAGGTGCGATCACAAACGGGCTGCACCATCATTGCTGTGGAGGAAGGTGGAAAACGCGAAATCAATCCCCCAGCCGACTATCAACTGCCCATGCAGGGACGCATGTTCCTAGTCGGCACCATTGAGGCGGAGGATCTGTTTTTGAAGAGATTCAAACCCGCCTTAGAACCTTTGCGAAAGCGCAAGCATGCCAAGGCGAAACAGCTTTCTAACGCTCCTTAAAAACCCCAGCGGCCTCTTTCATTCGATCCAGCACATAATAAACGGTTTGGCTTCTTAGCCGAACCAGATGGGCGCCGATAATGCGAGGGACAAAGTCAGGAGGCACCTCCAAGATATCCTCTAGGGTGCTGCCATTCAGCCCTTTGCACAGAATCACGGTCATCGCCTTGGTCAGTGTCTGGACCTTAGGTCCCAGCTCAATCGCAAACTCCACCTTTTGACCGCTCGTCACTTTCAGAAAGACCCCCACGGTATCGGTGCATTGCTCATCCTTTCGGACATCTTCCACATCGTAAGACTCGCCTGCTCGACGCCGAAAAGATTCCGCCTGCTCAGATTCATGGATCAGCATTTCCCGGCGTTCGGCTTCCGGTAGAAGCTCGAAAAGCTGGATCAGCTCGTCAAGGGCGGCAGGATAGGGCATCCGTTAAGATGACGGTGGCTTTCCTCGTTCTGGAAACGAAAATTTCAGGAATTTCAGTCCGGCGACTGCACTGTCTTTCCTCACCGGTGCCTCTTGCGCGGCGTATCCAGCAATGATAGCAAAGAGCAAACATGGATTGGTCCCAACTACGCGCAGATTTCCCCATCCTGGATCAGACGGTCCACGGCCATCCTCTGGTGTACTTCGATAACGCCGCCAGCAGCCAAAAACCCCGCCAAGTGGTGGATACCCTGGTGCGCTATTATCAGACGGACAATGCCAACGTTCACCGTGGGCTGCATGAGCTCAGCATGCGCGCGACAGATGCTTTTGAAGCCACCCGGAAGAAAGTGGCTCGATTCATCGGAGCAGCCCGTGAGGAAGAGATCATTTACACTCGCGGCACCACGGAGGCCATCAACCTCGTGGCGGGAGTCTGGCCTGCCCAGTTTCTCCAGCCTGGCGATGTCATTCTCCTCACCGGCATGGAGCACCACAGCAATCTGGTGCCTTGGCAATTGGCCGCCAAGCGCACGGGAGCTGTTTTGAAACACATTCCCGTCTTGGAAGACGGCACTCTGGATCTTGATGCGGCGGAAGTTCTACTGACCGAGGAGGTCAAGCTCTTTGCCTGCGTGCATATCTCCAACTCTCTGGGAACGGTCAATCCGGTGAAAGAACTGGTGGCCAAGGCTAAGGCCTTGGGTGCTGTCACCCTCGTGGACGGAGCTCAGGCAGTGGGGCATGTTCCCGTCGATGTTCAGGACATCGGCTGTGACTTCTATGCTTTCTCCGGTCATAAAATGTGTGCTCCGACCGGGATCGGTGCGCTCTATGGCCGCTATGAGTTGCTGGAAAAAATGGAGCCCTGGCAGGGCGGCGGTGAGATGATCACCACCGTGACTCTGGAAAAGAGCGACTACAAAGCTCCTCCCGCCAAATTTGAAGCCGGCACGCCGAATATCGCTGATGTGATTGGGTTGGGGGCTGCCATTGACTACCTCGAAAACATTGGCGTCGAGGCGATCCAGGCTCATGGAGCTGAGCTAACCGCTTATGCCTACCAGAGAATGGCGGAGCTGCCTGGCATCCGTATTTTAGGTCCAGAGGCTCCCCGGGGGTCTTTGGTCGCCTTCCACCTGGCCTGTGCTCACCCCCATGACTTGGTTGAGTTTGCCAACACTTACGGATTGGCTCTGCGTGGGGGACACCACTGCACTCAGCCGCTGATGAAGCGCTTCAAGGTGCCCGGCACCAGCCGAGCCAGCTTCTACCTTTACAACACGAAAGCCGAGGTGGATCGGATGATGAACATCCTCCACCAAGCTGTAAACTTTTTCTCCTGATGGCCCTCTCAGACGAACTGCGCGACTTGTATCAACAAGTGATCCTCGATCACTCTCGGAATCCACGTAATCACGGTGAACTCACGGGGGACTGTGTGCATGTCCATGGAGACAATCCCACCTGTGGCGATGAGATCGACGTTTGGGTGAAGTTTGGGGCCGACGGTAAAGTCGAAGACATCAAATTCATCGGCCAAGGTTGTGCCATCAGCCAAGCCAGTGCCTCCATGATGACCGTGAAGATCAAAGGCGCGGAGGGCGGTAAGGTTCAATCCCTCATGGAAGACTTCCGCCATGTCGTTCTCGGCGATGCACCCGTTAAGGATGAGGATTCCCTGGGCGAGCTGGTTCTGATGGAAGGCGTGCAGAAGTTTCCCCAGCGGGTGAAGTGTGCCATGCTCGGTTGGAGAGCTTTGGAGCAAGCCATCGGTGAGCACAAGAAGGCAGACTGACCTGCGTCGGACCAGCCTCCCCTAGCCTACATTCATGGGGTCCACATCCCAGGTGATGTAGATGTCTTGGGGCAGACTCAGACCCGCGATCACCTTGCGGATGTGAGCACATAAGGCACGAATTTTTTCACTGCGGAGAAGAAGCTGGAACCGATGGTGCCCATGCGCCTTCGCCAGCGGTGCGGGTGCGGGTTCCCCCATGATGCACCCCTCCGGCAGATCATTCTCCAGACGCTTGTGCAAGGTCTGAAGGGCAAACTCCGCCTGGGCCTCGTGTTTCCCTCGCGCACTGATCAGCACCACATGACTGAAGGGTGGATATTTGAAAGCGATGCGATGCTCGAGCTCCTGAAGAGCATAACCATCGAAGTCATTGTGTCGGCTAAACTGAATGGCCGGACTATGCGGAGCGTGGGTTTGCACAAAGACCTCACCTTTCACCTCACCACGCCCTGCTCGACCTGCCACCTGGACGAGCAATTGGAAGGTGCGCTCCGCCGCACGGAAGTCAGGGATATTCAGGGCTGTGTCAGCATTCAAAACGCCGACTAGCGTGACATTGGGAAAGTCCAGTCCTTTGGCAATCATCTGAGTCCCGATGAGGATGTCCAGCTTCTGCGCTCGAAACTCTTTCAAGGTGTCCCGGAGCTGATTCTTCCGCTGCATGGTGTCCGTATCCACGCGGGCAATACGAGCTTGTGGAAAGACTTCTTTGACGGCCTGCTCCACCCGTTCCGTGCCAAACCCGCTGTATTTGAGCCCAGGCTCCTTGCAGGCAGGACACTTGGTGGGCGGCACTCTCCGGGCCCCGCAGATGTGGCAGACGAGGCGATTGTCCTTCTTATGCAAGGTCATCGGGATGGCACACTCTTGGCATTGGACTGTCTCTCCGCAAGACACGCAAGAAAGGCTGGTATTGAAACCACGACGGTTCAGGAAAAGGATCGTTTGTTCCTTTTTGGTTAGGCGATCGGTGATGGCCGTGCGGAGTTTTTGGGAAAGGATGCCGGTGTTCGCAAAAGACACTTCGGTTCCCTTCCGGCGCTCCATTCGCATATCCACAATCCGGATCAGAGGCATGGATTTCCCGTCTGTCCGCTTGGTCATGGTGAGGAGTTGATACTTCCCAGTGGTGGCGTTCTGAAACGACTCCAGGCTGGGAGTCGCCGAGCCTAACAGGACGGGGCACTTTTCAATTCGCCCCCTCACGACTGCCACGTCTCGGGCATGATAACGCGGAGCGTCTTCCTGCTTGTAAGAAGGCTCATGCTCCTCATCCACAATGATCAAACCCAAGTTCTCGAGAGGAGCAAAAATGGCACTGCGGGCTCCAATCACGATCTGTGCCCTGCCCTCGTGAATCTTGAACCACTCATCGTGTCGTTCCCCATCGCTCAGATGGCTGTGCAGCACAGCAATCGCGTCTTTGCGCTCCGAAAAACGAGCTTTAAATCGTTCAATCGTCTGCGGCGTCAGGCTGATCTCGGGCACGAGCACCAAGGCGGTTTTGCCTTGCTTCAAGACCTCGGCAATCGCTTGCAAATAGACCTCGGTCTTACCGCTTCCGGTCACGCCATGCAGCAGCAAGGTGGAAGGCTTGGGCTCTTCTCCGCCTGCTGGCGATGCCTCGGCGGCAAACATGACACCGAGAGTCTTGATGAGGGTGTCATAAGCCGCTTGCTGCTCCTCCGTCAGCTTCAGTGGCTGGCTAGGCAGAAACTCCTCCGTTTGAAAAGGGTCTCGCTCCACCCGGATCTCGCTGCGGGTGATCCACCCCGCTTTGATCAGTGGCTTGATGATGGTCGTTGCTCGCGGCAGTTCACGGCGCAATTCACTCAAGGTGGCCTCCCCACCATGGCTGCGCAGCTTTTCCAAAATGCGTGCCTGCATGGGGGCCGTCTGATGCAGTTTATCAAAGATTTCCGGGGAGGGTTCCTTCGCCAGTTTGAGATGGCTATCCGTCAAGAACGTCTCCGGCTTTTCCCTCACCGCCTGCGGTAACATCGTCCGCAGCACACGGTTCACAGGCACCACGTAGTATTCGGAAATCCAGTTGGCCAATCGCAGAAGCCCCGAAGTAAACATGGGGCGTGAACCCACGACGGAAAGAATCTCCTTCAGACGCGTATTCCCCTCAGGACTGTCTAAAATCTCTAGGACCACGGCGGTGACACGCTGCTGTTGGAGAGGCACGGTGAGACGGGTGCCAACTCGCACGGATTTCTCCAGTTTCTCGGGGATCGCGTAGTCGAGCTCCAACGCGGCGGCCGTTTCGAGCTGAACCCGCGCCACTTTCCGAATGGCCCCGCTGCCGCTCTCCTCAGGAGACTCACCACGCGGCAATCCCAAATCAAAGAAGCTTTGGGCAGCAGGTGAAGAGGAATGGGAGGTCGGAGGCGGCATTCGTGACCTCACTTTGAACCATCATTTGGGAGCAAATGCACGGACGATGTTCAGGCCCCTGAAAAAGTTGGCCCATTCGGCCACAGTTCGAGCTTGGCTTCGGATCTGGCCGAACGCTAATCTCCGGCCATGATACCTTCGACCCGTCGCCGTTTTCTTCAGCAGCTCACCGTGAGCAGTCTTGGCCTGTGGCTTCCTCAGCTACCTGCGAAAACGATCCCATCGAACAGCGGACTTCCGCGCAGCACACCCGCCGCTCAAGGCGTCTCTTCGGAGGCCCTTCAAGCCTTCTTGGCGAGGATTGCCGAGGCAGAAATCGAGTTACACAGCTTCATGATGGTTCGGCATGGCCACGTCATCGCGGAAGGCTGGTGGGCACCTTATGGACCGGCCTACGTCCACAGCATGTACTCCATGAGCAAGAGCTTCACCTCCACCGCGGTGGGGCTGGCAGTAGCTGAGGGAAAACTCAAAGTCAGTGATCGCGTCATTTCCTTTTTCCCCGAGTCCTTACCTGAGCAAGTCAGTGAAAACCTCGCAGCTTTGACCATCCAGGATCTCCTGACGATGTCGGTGGGCAATGAAAAGGAACCGACGCAGCCCGTCGTCAAATCGGAGGACTGGGTGCGCACCTTCCTGGCTCAACCGATCACCCATCAGCCCGGCACCGAATTCATGTACAACAGCGCCGCCACCTACATGTGCTCGGCCATTGTCCAAAAGGTCACAGGGCAAAAGATCCTGGACTACCTGACCCCACGTCTGTTTGAGCCGCTCGGCATCACGGGCATGCGCTGGGAAACCTGTCCGAAAGGCATCAATACCGGAGGTTGGGGACTGAGCATTCCCACGGAAGCCATGGCGAAGTTTGGCCAGCTTTACCTGCAAAAAGGCCTGTGGAATGGACGCCAACTTTTACCCGCAGCTTGGGTGGAGGAAGCCACCGCATTTCACATTCAGCAACCCGGCGATGCCAGCTCTGGTCGGCCCGATTGGCTGCAGGGTTACGGCTATCAATTCTGGCGCTGTCAGCACGGTCACTTCCGCGGCGATGGTGCCTTTGGACAATTCACCATCGTCCTGCCTGAGCATGATGCTGTCATTGTCATGACCAGTGAAAACAAGAACATGCAGGGACAGCTCGACCTCGTCTGGCAGCATCTCCTGCCAGCCTTTCAAGCCGCTTCAGCCCAAGATGACTCGGCCCTGGCCGAACACCTCCAGGGGCTGAAACTGACACCCCTCCAAGGTCAATCCAACTCACCCAAGATCGAATCCATTGGCGGTAAAACCTTTGCCCTGGAGGTGAATGATTTGGGCCTCACGTCCATCCAGTTTAACTTTCACGGCAGCCGTTTGGCCTTCGTCGCGAAGGCTCAGGATACGGCTCATGAAATCACCTGCGGCATTGGTCAGTGGCAGCTTGGCCAGACTCAGATGCCGGGCACACCACCGCGACTCATTTCCGGCGGCAAACCGACGCTCCCTGTAAATTCCCCTGTCGCGGCCAGTGCCACATGGACCGATGACAGCACCTTGGTCATGACTTGGCAATACTACGAGACTCCCCATCATGACACCGTGACCTGCCGTTTTGACGGAGATCAGGTAAAGGTCAGCTTTCTCAACAGTATTGCCGCCATGGCTCCGAACCCCAAGGATCCTCGCACGGAGTTGGTGGGGAAGATGGTCGGCTGAGATTGGTCAGTTGGAGCCCAACTGACCTACTTCACCGCTGCACCAAGCGATTGGCTAACAAACCATTCACAAAAAGCTGGAGCGGGTGATAAAACATGATCGGCAGGAGAATCAGCGTCAGATCCGCGCGATCTCCGAAGATGAGCATGGCTAAGGGCACCCCCATGGCGAGGGTTTTTTTCACCGAGCAAAAGTAAGCGGCAATGCTGTCCTCGCGATTCAAGCGCAGGGCTCGACAAGCCCCCCAGACCAGCAGCGACATGAAAACGAACAGCGCCACCACGACAGCACCAGTCTGAAGCGTCAAGGTGGTGCCAAAGCGGTGCCAGATCTGCTGCTCCACCGACTCACAAAACGCCGCATACACAATGAACAAGATCACCCCATTGCTGATGCGGGTGATCCACACCTTGTGGCCCTCGATGAGGCTCTTCACATGCGGCCTCGCCAGCATTCCCAGGCTGAACGGCAGGAGAGTGAGTAAGGTGATCTTCAGCAGTAACGGGCCAAACTCCCCCGTCTGCCCCGTCTTCTGCATCAGCAGATGGACAAGGATGGGGGTCACCAGCACGCCGAGAATGTTGGAGAGGGCCGCATTGAACAGCGCCCCCGCCGTATTACCCCCGGCCAA encodes the following:
- a CDS encoding potassium channel family protein, with the protein product MKGLISVVTTILQDRTSRSNLQALVRLLVVLVGLTVVFSILFHLIMEWEGQKHSWITGFYWTLTVMTTLGFGDITFEGDLGRFFSIVVLVTGVIFMLVLLPFTFIEFFYAPWMRAQAAAKAPRELPSIMSNHVILTCYDAVATALIPMLLKYGHPYVVLCPTLVEALELDERGVKAAVGDLDDPETYRKMRIEQAAMLVTTRGDMINANVTFTARELAPNLPIVASAGSHGCRDVLELAGATLVLRLEDVMGNTLARRISIRDSDAHVIGNLEGLLIAEASAAGTPLVGTTLAQSQIRTQSGVSVIGTWNRGKLEIAQPDKVITDDTLFVLAGTQKQLDQFNRSFTTTSKSKPRVLIIGGGRVGRATYHALRDMDVCSVSLIEKRPDRVLNIPDAVIGDAMQMDVLKQAGAREATTLIITTHDDDTNVALTIFFRRLRSNWQILTRSTMDRNVATLLRAGADLVLSYAAMGANTILNILRGSDHLLLAEGVNVFPAEIPASMAGRKLKDLQVRSQTGCTIIAVEEGGKREINPPADYQLPMQGRMFLVGTIEAEDLFLKRFKPALEPLRKRKHAKAKQLSNAP
- a CDS encoding SufE family protein produces the protein MPYPAALDELIQLFELLPEAERREMLIHESEQAESFRRRAGESYDVEDVRKDEQCTDTVGVFLKVTSGQKVEFAIELGPKVQTLTKAMTVILCKGLNGSTLEDILEVPPDFVPRIIGAHLVRLRSQTVYYVLDRMKEAAGVFKER
- the priA gene encoding replication restart helicase PriA, with product MPPPTSHSSSPAAQSFFDLGLPRGESPEESGSGAIRKVARVQLETAAALELDYAIPEKLEKSVRVGTRLTVPLQQQRVTAVVLEILDSPEGNTRLKEILSVVGSRPMFTSGLLRLANWISEYYVVPVNRVLRTMLPQAVREKPETFLTDSHLKLAKEPSPEIFDKLHQTAPMQARILEKLRSHGGEATLSELRRELPRATTIIKPLIKAGWITRSEIRVERDPFQTEEFLPSQPLKLTEEQQAAYDTLIKTLGVMFAAEASPAGGEEPKPSTLLLHGVTGSGKTEVYLQAIAEVLKQGKTALVLVPEISLTPQTIERFKARFSERKDAIAVLHSHLSDGERHDEWFKIHEGRAQIVIGARSAIFAPLENLGLIIVDEEHEPSYKQEDAPRYHARDVAVVRGRIEKCPVLLGSATPSLESFQNATTGKYQLLTMTKRTDGKSMPLIRIVDMRMERRKGTEVSFANTGILSQKLRTAITDRLTKKEQTILFLNRRGFNTSLSCVSCGETVQCQECAIPMTLHKKDNRLVCHICGARRVPPTKCPACKEPGLKYSGFGTERVEQAVKEVFPQARIARVDTDTMQRKNQLRDTLKEFRAQKLDILIGTQMIAKGLDFPNVTLVGVLNADTALNIPDFRAAERTFQLLVQVAGRAGRGEVKGEVFVQTHAPHSPAIQFSRHNDFDGYALQELEHRIAFKYPPFSHVVLISARGKHEAQAEFALQTLHKRLENDLPEGCIMGEPAPAPLAKAHGHHRFQLLLRSEKIRALCAHIRKVIAGLSLPQDIYITWDVDPMNVG
- a CDS encoding bile acid:sodium symporter family protein yields the protein MSSLHSAQSPSVPWWRVHGFLIGLVLAVILGFIIPGPGSRHGGLHAEVVSNGGIALILFLQGLSLALEKIKSGAANWRLHVIIQSFTFAVFPVVGLMLNGIVPWLFPDQPQAVRDGFLYLCVLPSTISTSVVLTALAGGNTAGALFNAALSNILGVLVTPILVHLLMQKTGQTGEFGPLLLKITLLTLLPFSLGMLARPHVKSLIEGHKVWITRISNGVILFIVYAAFCESVEQQIWHRFGTTLTLQTGAVVVALFVFMSLLVWGACRALRLNREDSIAAYFCSVKKTLAMGVPLAMLIFGDRADLTLILLPIMFYHPLQLFVNGLLANRLVQR
- a CDS encoding serine hydrolase domain-containing protein, translated to MIPSTRRRFLQQLTVSSLGLWLPQLPAKTIPSNSGLPRSTPAAQGVSSEALQAFLARIAEAEIELHSFMMVRHGHVIAEGWWAPYGPAYVHSMYSMSKSFTSTAVGLAVAEGKLKVSDRVISFFPESLPEQVSENLAALTIQDLLTMSVGNEKEPTQPVVKSEDWVRTFLAQPITHQPGTEFMYNSAATYMCSAIVQKVTGQKILDYLTPRLFEPLGITGMRWETCPKGINTGGWGLSIPTEAMAKFGQLYLQKGLWNGRQLLPAAWVEEATAFHIQQPGDASSGRPDWLQGYGYQFWRCQHGHFRGDGAFGQFTIVLPEHDAVIVMTSENKNMQGQLDLVWQHLLPAFQAASAQDDSALAEHLQGLKLTPLQGQSNSPKIESIGGKTFALEVNDLGLTSIQFNFHGSRLAFVAKAQDTAHEITCGIGQWQLGQTQMPGTPPRLISGGKPTLPVNSPVAASATWTDDSTLVMTWQYYETPHHDTVTCRFDGDQVKVSFLNSIAAMAPNPKDPRTELVGKMVG
- the sufU gene encoding Fe-S cluster assembly sulfur transfer protein SufU, translating into MALSDELRDLYQQVILDHSRNPRNHGELTGDCVHVHGDNPTCGDEIDVWVKFGADGKVEDIKFIGQGCAISQASASMMTVKIKGAEGGKVQSLMEDFRHVVLGDAPVKDEDSLGELVLMEGVQKFPQRVKCAMLGWRALEQAIGEHKKAD
- a CDS encoding aminotransferase class V-fold PLP-dependent enzyme, with translation MDWSQLRADFPILDQTVHGHPLVYFDNAASSQKPRQVVDTLVRYYQTDNANVHRGLHELSMRATDAFEATRKKVARFIGAAREEEIIYTRGTTEAINLVAGVWPAQFLQPGDVILLTGMEHHSNLVPWQLAAKRTGAVLKHIPVLEDGTLDLDAAEVLLTEEVKLFACVHISNSLGTVNPVKELVAKAKALGAVTLVDGAQAVGHVPVDVQDIGCDFYAFSGHKMCAPTGIGALYGRYELLEKMEPWQGGGEMITTVTLEKSDYKAPPAKFEAGTPNIADVIGLGAAIDYLENIGVEAIQAHGAELTAYAYQRMAELPGIRILGPEAPRGSLVAFHLACAHPHDLVEFANTYGLALRGGHHCTQPLMKRFKVPGTSRASFYLYNTKAEVDRMMNILHQAVNFFS